The following coding sequences are from one Diachasmimorpha longicaudata isolate KC_UGA_2023 chromosome 6, iyDiaLong2, whole genome shotgun sequence window:
- the LOC135164048 gene encoding rho GTPase-activating protein 32 isoform X1 produces the protein MPGPSERPRAQRLTDIEPQAAKGLGCNRTEEFGTPVSSGSNMGSVARFPKLDECAHFHYEHVELDGLQVSVTEVPNDGGFAVRVTSGDTCWTLQRSYENFVMFDKQLHRCIFDRKFSSLVKLPETQADNTPELITTYLERFSQLNHEGLNCGPVLNWLQLDNRGRRILVPESDSCPINTPAVAAAYAVRPYAAQAQDEITFQVGDMISVIDMPPPGESTWWRGKKGFAVGFFPAECVAVIGDKVPRHLTVSTTVRSRLPVKPVLRKHGKLIAFFRSFILNRPSRRRLKQSGILKERVFGCDLGEHLLNSGQDVPAVLTCCAEFIETHGLVDGIYRLSGVTSNIQRLRHAFDEDRVPALHSDESILQDIHSVASLLKMYFRELPNPLCTYQLYSTFVSAVQAGTDAERLRRMRDAVRKLPPPHYRTLEYLMRHLVRVAARGGETGMTPRNVAIVWAPNLLRCKELEVGGVAALQGVGVQAVVTEFLVCYAELIFSDGPVGRPKSLAITTPARLLSLEEARNRNHRTESDYIEVGAGSAGLPLHYHTIIDLPRKRNSSKRSPSLNWRAIFGRGGFGVRGKTRQVGTPPQSETVPSSLNSLRRLRPVKSADSLDGEDNLCPLMIPPASRPCGHSRSVSHDSYFDHLADAPSSVSPLDLSEIQLNFDLEEREMRMFSEEESIVPSLEASPRRQRNDPPPCISVTGGSKRKRSRLEERLHCDVELRFIDSQSPDQIMVSADVHGMETPSPLITPGYLPLLSEASTPISPSQTLQPTSSEISPGASNSPRISFRSFTLPLEFDEPTEETRKRTDAKTGEDTSQCRGREDNINVRNSLTITSGATEQDGEMSCDNFDGIGESELSGVSAMHLQEGEDLQKPVAEEVPEEEDEKSLCTSRESFPASQGLTSVEPSMPHRNEPTASTLPSSSATDLDSPMSCEQTLEDLPDSGFVICDSSDKMFTNTDTQPLETITNNSGEWVMIERTTESLTTPAGSDPLEGTMAAIATDAPRQRSVSDNASRTSLDLTMCSTVETDTSCVGRSEMTESPLMHEPQDDISYDMTECKESVCMCQLTDEGKDNVESQALQEEDKYKDQKNGNDRPQSDSCNPRLDNDNVYCSNLNESSGTNSGDVSLDENNHHDSPFKQQGVGKGYLQKTMKRNINIRSSPMQMSEEVVIPSENAAEGCDIAHDPEGASEITSRDSSCTFSNTSSPIDESVVLRDTAAILQELALQRLSGGVGSETPIQKEKYELGVQRHQSNYHTDVGREIVRERKMRYEESSRGKSDEGTSNNQYLPPCLRARHARATRAALSRSLDEGKFNRMTEESSRVKQVFERPDYQHNSTPNVGGDLSMSSSQSNEKLQLKNLGLDLGDPRCRERIEKYKEERRIFLRDKYRSESFRGASRDETGEQALLARLKQRASRPSLH, from the exons ATGCCAGGACCGTCTGAGAGACCCCGGGCTCAACGGCTCACCGACATCGAGCCGCAGGCAGCTAAG GGTCTAGGATGTAACAGAACCGAAGAATTTGGAACTCCCGTGAGTTCAGGAAGCAATATGGGTAGTGTAGCGAGATTTCCAAAACTCGATGAGTGCGCCCATTTTCATTACGAGCATGTTGAGCTCGATGGACTCCAGGTGTCTGTCACAGAAGTGCCAAACGACGGAGGGTTTGCTGTGCGCGTCACTTCAGGTGACACCTGCTGGACCCTCCAAAGATCATACGAAAATTTCGTAATGTTTGACAAGCAGCTGCATCGGTGCATATTCGatcgaaaattttcatcacttGTTAAACTCCCGGAGACACAGGCGGATAATACTCCAGAATTGATTACCACTTATCTCGAACGTTTTTCACAATTGAATCACGAAGGTCTCAATTGTGGGCCAGTTTTAAATTGGCTACAACTGGACAATCGAGGAAGAAGAATTCTCGTTCCTGAGTCTGACTCGTGCCCTATCAATACACCAGCTGTTGCTGCGGCTTATGCGGTTCGGCCGTATGCTGCACAGGCACAGGATGAGATCACATTTCAG gTCGGCGACATGATATCCGTAATTGACATGCCACCCCCCGGTGAGAGCACCTGGTGGCGGGGTAAAAAGGGCTTCGCCGTGGGCTTCTTTCCAGCTGAGTGCGTTGCTGTAATTGGTGACAAAGTGCCTCGTCATCTCACTGTCTCCACGACTGTTCGATCAAGACTGCCAGTGAAGCCAGTCCTTAGAAAACACGGCAAGCTCATAGCTTTCTTTCGATCTTTCATACTGAATCGGCCATCGAGGAGGCGCTTAAAACAATCGGGAATTCTCAAAGAGAGAGTCTTCGGTTGTGATCTTGGTGAGCACTTGTTGAATTCTGGACAAGATGTACCCGCTGTGCTGACCTGCTGTGCAGAATTTATCGAGACTCATGGTCTTGTTGATGGAATTTATCGATTGAGTGGTGTAACGTCTAATATTCAACGACTTCGTCATGCCTTTGACGAGGACAGAGTTCCAGCACTGCATTCCGACGAGAGTATACTTCAGGATATTCACTCTGTTGCTTCACTACTTAAGATGTACTTCAGGGAATTGCCAAATCCATTGTGCACCTATCAATTGTATTCGACTTTTGTCAGTGCTGTTCAAGCTGGGACTGATGCGGAGAGATTGAGGAGAATGAGGGACGCTGTTAGGAAGTTACCACCACCACACTACAGAACCCTGGAATATCTGATGCGTCACTTGGTGAGAGTAGCAGCTCGTGGAGGTGAGACAGGTATGACACCCCGAAACGTAGCAATTGTTTGGGCACCAAATCTCCTCCGGTGTAAGGAGCTAGAAGTTGGTGGAGTTGCGGCCCTCCAGGGAGTCGGTGTCCAGGCGGTGGTGACGGAATTTCTCGTGTGCTACGCGGAGCTCATCTTCAGCGATGGCCCAGTGGGTCGTCCCAAGTCCCTCGCCATAACCACTCCAGCAAGACTCTTGAGCCTGGAAGAAGCCAGAAACAGAAATCACCGAACCGAGTCCGACTACATCGAAGTGGGAGCTGGATCAGCGGGTCTTCCTCTGCACTATCACACGATAATTGATCTTCCCAGGAAGCGCAACAGCTCAAAACGTTCACCATCGCTGAATTGGCGAGCAATATTCGGTAGGGGAGGTTTCGGTGTCAGAGGAAAAACGAGACAAGTGGGAACTCCTCCCCAGTCTGAGACAGTTCCAAGTTCCCTGAATTCTCTGAGACGATTGAGACCAGTGAAGAGTGCTGACAGTCTTGATGGTGAGGACAATTTGTGCCCACTGATGATACCACCAGCGAGCAGACCATGTGGTCACAGCAGATCAGTCTCTCATGATTCTTATTTCGATCATTTGGCTGATGCCCCCAGCTCAGTATCACCGCTAGATCTCTCGGAAATTCAGTTGAACTTTGATTTGGAGGAGCGTGAAATGCGGATGTTCTCTGAGGAAGAGAGCATAGTGCCATCATTGGAGGCATCTCCAAGACGTCAGCGTAATGATCCACCACCCTGCATATCAGTGACTGGAGGATCGAAACGAAAACGCTCGAGACTAGAGGAACGTCTTCACTGTGATGTAGAGCTCAGGTTCATTGACAGCCAGAGCCCAGATCAGATCATGGTGTCGGCTGATGTGCATGGCATGGAGACACCCTCACCACTGATCACACCTGGATATCTGCCACTGCTGTCCGAAGCATCAACACCCATCAGTCCTAGCCAGACACTCCAGCCAACTTCCAGTGAAATATCTCCTGGTGCTTCTAACAGTCCCAGGATCAGCTTTAGAAGCTTTACGCTGCCACTGGAGTTTGACGAACCTACGGAGGAGACCAGGAAGAGAACCGATGCCAAGACAGGGGAGGATACTAGTCAATGTAGGGGTAGGGAGGATAATATTAATGTTAGGAATTCTTTGACAATAACGTCTGGAGCGACTGAACAGGATGGAGAGATGTCTtgtgataattttgatggCATTGGGGAGAGTGAACTGTCCGGGGTGTCTGCTATGCATCTTCAGGAAGGTGAAGATCTCCAGAAGCCGGTCGCTGAGGAAGTTCCCGAAGAGGAAGACGAGAAATCTTTATGCACGAGTCGTGAATCCTTTCCAGCGAGCCAGGGTCTGACGTCAGTGGAGCCCTCAATGCCCCATCGAAATGAACCAACAGCGAGTACCCTCCCGTCTTCAAGTGCCACCGACCTGGACTCCCCGATGTCCTGCGAGCAGACCCTGGAGGATCTCCCGGACTCTGGTTTCGTAATATGCGACAGTTCGGACAAAATGTTCACGAACACTGACACGCAGCCCCTTGAAACCATCACCAACAATTCAGGGGAATGGGTAATGATAGAAAGAACAACAGAATCATTAACAACACCAGCCGGTAGTGATCCTCTGGAGGGAACAATGGCAGCAATAGCGACAGACGCTCCACGACAGCGATCAGTATCCGACAATGCCTCCAGGACGTCCCTGGACCTGACCATGTGCTCGACAGTGGAAACAGACACGTCCTGCGTGGGTAGAAGTGAGATGACAGAGAGTCCATTGATGCACGAGCCTCAGGACGACATCTCCTACGATATGACTGAGTGCAAAGAGTCCGTCTGTATGTGCCAACTGACTGACGAGGGTAAGGATAATGTGGAGAGCCAAGCTCTCCAAGAGGAAGACAAGTACAAGGATCAGAAGAATGGAAACGATAGGCCACAGTCTGACAGCTGCAATCCTCGTCTCGATAATGATAATGTGTACTGCAGTAACCTGAACGAGTCTAGTGGGACGAATTCGGGGGATGTCAGCCTCGACGAGAATAACCATCATGACAGTCCCTTCAAGCAGCAGGGAGTTGGCAAAGG atatttacaaaaaaccATGAAGAGAAATATAAACATCAGGAGTTCACCGATGCAGATGAGTGAGGAGGTTGTAATTCCCTCAGAGAATGCTGCAGAGGGCTGTGACATTGCTCACGATCCAGAAGGAGCATCTGAGATAACCTCGCGTGACTCCTCCTGCACATTTTCCAACACTTCCTCGCCAATTGATGAGTCAGTGGTGCTGAGAGATACAGCAGCCATTCTCCAGGAGCTGGCGCTGCAGAGGCTGTCAGGAGGTGTTGGGAGTGAAACTCCCatacagaaagaaaaatacgaACTGGGAGTTCAGCGTCATCAGTCCAATTATCACACCGATGTTGGGAGAGAGATTGTCAGGGAGAGGAAGATGAGGTATGAGGAGTCCTCCAGGGGAAAGTCGGATGAGGGTACCAGCAATAATCAGTATCTGCCACCTTGTTTGAGGGCTAGACATGCACGTGCTACCAGGGCTGCTCTCAGTCGCTCTCTGGATgagggaaaattcaatagaatgaCTGAGGAGTCTTCTAGGGTCAAGCAGGTGTTTGAGAGGCCTGATTACCAGCACAATTCCACACCGAATGTTGGGGGAGATCTCTCAATGTCTTCCTCGCagagcaatgaaaaattacagcTGAAAAATCTTGGACTCGATCTCGGGGACCCCAGGTGCAGGGAGAGAATCGAGAAATACAAGGAGGAAAGGAGGATCTTCCTGAGGGATAAGTACAGGAGCGAGAGCTTCAGGGGGGCTTCGAGAGACGAGACTGGAGAGCAGGCGCTACTTGCTAGGCTTAAACAACGGGCTTCCAGACCCTCTTTACATTGA
- the LOC135164048 gene encoding rho GTPase-activating protein 32 isoform X2, producing MAMWRVLSGCSSCSYRLEGLGCNRTEEFGTPVSSGSNMGSVARFPKLDECAHFHYEHVELDGLQVSVTEVPNDGGFAVRVTSGDTCWTLQRSYENFVMFDKQLHRCIFDRKFSSLVKLPETQADNTPELITTYLERFSQLNHEGLNCGPVLNWLQLDNRGRRILVPESDSCPINTPAVAAAYAVRPYAAQAQDEITFQVGDMISVIDMPPPGESTWWRGKKGFAVGFFPAECVAVIGDKVPRHLTVSTTVRSRLPVKPVLRKHGKLIAFFRSFILNRPSRRRLKQSGILKERVFGCDLGEHLLNSGQDVPAVLTCCAEFIETHGLVDGIYRLSGVTSNIQRLRHAFDEDRVPALHSDESILQDIHSVASLLKMYFRELPNPLCTYQLYSTFVSAVQAGTDAERLRRMRDAVRKLPPPHYRTLEYLMRHLVRVAARGGETGMTPRNVAIVWAPNLLRCKELEVGGVAALQGVGVQAVVTEFLVCYAELIFSDGPVGRPKSLAITTPARLLSLEEARNRNHRTESDYIEVGAGSAGLPLHYHTIIDLPRKRNSSKRSPSLNWRAIFGRGGFGVRGKTRQVGTPPQSETVPSSLNSLRRLRPVKSADSLDGEDNLCPLMIPPASRPCGHSRSVSHDSYFDHLADAPSSVSPLDLSEIQLNFDLEEREMRMFSEEESIVPSLEASPRRQRNDPPPCISVTGGSKRKRSRLEERLHCDVELRFIDSQSPDQIMVSADVHGMETPSPLITPGYLPLLSEASTPISPSQTLQPTSSEISPGASNSPRISFRSFTLPLEFDEPTEETRKRTDAKTGEDTSQCRGREDNINVRNSLTITSGATEQDGEMSCDNFDGIGESELSGVSAMHLQEGEDLQKPVAEEVPEEEDEKSLCTSRESFPASQGLTSVEPSMPHRNEPTASTLPSSSATDLDSPMSCEQTLEDLPDSGFVICDSSDKMFTNTDTQPLETITNNSGEWVMIERTTESLTTPAGSDPLEGTMAAIATDAPRQRSVSDNASRTSLDLTMCSTVETDTSCVGRSEMTESPLMHEPQDDISYDMTECKESVCMCQLTDEGKDNVESQALQEEDKYKDQKNGNDRPQSDSCNPRLDNDNVYCSNLNESSGTNSGDVSLDENNHHDSPFKQQGVGKGYLQKTMKRNINIRSSPMQMSEEVVIPSENAAEGCDIAHDPEGASEITSRDSSCTFSNTSSPIDESVVLRDTAAILQELALQRLSGGVGSETPIQKEKYELGVQRHQSNYHTDVGREIVRERKMRYEESSRGKSDEGTSNNQYLPPCLRARHARATRAALSRSLDEGKFNRMTEESSRVKQVFERPDYQHNSTPNVGGDLSMSSSQSNEKLQLKNLGLDLGDPRCRERIEKYKEERRIFLRDKYRSESFRGASRDETGEQALLARLKQRASRPSLH from the exons ATGGCAATGTGGCGTGTACTCAGTGGCTGCAGCAGCTGTTCTTATCGTCTCGAG GGTCTAGGATGTAACAGAACCGAAGAATTTGGAACTCCCGTGAGTTCAGGAAGCAATATGGGTAGTGTAGCGAGATTTCCAAAACTCGATGAGTGCGCCCATTTTCATTACGAGCATGTTGAGCTCGATGGACTCCAGGTGTCTGTCACAGAAGTGCCAAACGACGGAGGGTTTGCTGTGCGCGTCACTTCAGGTGACACCTGCTGGACCCTCCAAAGATCATACGAAAATTTCGTAATGTTTGACAAGCAGCTGCATCGGTGCATATTCGatcgaaaattttcatcacttGTTAAACTCCCGGAGACACAGGCGGATAATACTCCAGAATTGATTACCACTTATCTCGAACGTTTTTCACAATTGAATCACGAAGGTCTCAATTGTGGGCCAGTTTTAAATTGGCTACAACTGGACAATCGAGGAAGAAGAATTCTCGTTCCTGAGTCTGACTCGTGCCCTATCAATACACCAGCTGTTGCTGCGGCTTATGCGGTTCGGCCGTATGCTGCACAGGCACAGGATGAGATCACATTTCAG gTCGGCGACATGATATCCGTAATTGACATGCCACCCCCCGGTGAGAGCACCTGGTGGCGGGGTAAAAAGGGCTTCGCCGTGGGCTTCTTTCCAGCTGAGTGCGTTGCTGTAATTGGTGACAAAGTGCCTCGTCATCTCACTGTCTCCACGACTGTTCGATCAAGACTGCCAGTGAAGCCAGTCCTTAGAAAACACGGCAAGCTCATAGCTTTCTTTCGATCTTTCATACTGAATCGGCCATCGAGGAGGCGCTTAAAACAATCGGGAATTCTCAAAGAGAGAGTCTTCGGTTGTGATCTTGGTGAGCACTTGTTGAATTCTGGACAAGATGTACCCGCTGTGCTGACCTGCTGTGCAGAATTTATCGAGACTCATGGTCTTGTTGATGGAATTTATCGATTGAGTGGTGTAACGTCTAATATTCAACGACTTCGTCATGCCTTTGACGAGGACAGAGTTCCAGCACTGCATTCCGACGAGAGTATACTTCAGGATATTCACTCTGTTGCTTCACTACTTAAGATGTACTTCAGGGAATTGCCAAATCCATTGTGCACCTATCAATTGTATTCGACTTTTGTCAGTGCTGTTCAAGCTGGGACTGATGCGGAGAGATTGAGGAGAATGAGGGACGCTGTTAGGAAGTTACCACCACCACACTACAGAACCCTGGAATATCTGATGCGTCACTTGGTGAGAGTAGCAGCTCGTGGAGGTGAGACAGGTATGACACCCCGAAACGTAGCAATTGTTTGGGCACCAAATCTCCTCCGGTGTAAGGAGCTAGAAGTTGGTGGAGTTGCGGCCCTCCAGGGAGTCGGTGTCCAGGCGGTGGTGACGGAATTTCTCGTGTGCTACGCGGAGCTCATCTTCAGCGATGGCCCAGTGGGTCGTCCCAAGTCCCTCGCCATAACCACTCCAGCAAGACTCTTGAGCCTGGAAGAAGCCAGAAACAGAAATCACCGAACCGAGTCCGACTACATCGAAGTGGGAGCTGGATCAGCGGGTCTTCCTCTGCACTATCACACGATAATTGATCTTCCCAGGAAGCGCAACAGCTCAAAACGTTCACCATCGCTGAATTGGCGAGCAATATTCGGTAGGGGAGGTTTCGGTGTCAGAGGAAAAACGAGACAAGTGGGAACTCCTCCCCAGTCTGAGACAGTTCCAAGTTCCCTGAATTCTCTGAGACGATTGAGACCAGTGAAGAGTGCTGACAGTCTTGATGGTGAGGACAATTTGTGCCCACTGATGATACCACCAGCGAGCAGACCATGTGGTCACAGCAGATCAGTCTCTCATGATTCTTATTTCGATCATTTGGCTGATGCCCCCAGCTCAGTATCACCGCTAGATCTCTCGGAAATTCAGTTGAACTTTGATTTGGAGGAGCGTGAAATGCGGATGTTCTCTGAGGAAGAGAGCATAGTGCCATCATTGGAGGCATCTCCAAGACGTCAGCGTAATGATCCACCACCCTGCATATCAGTGACTGGAGGATCGAAACGAAAACGCTCGAGACTAGAGGAACGTCTTCACTGTGATGTAGAGCTCAGGTTCATTGACAGCCAGAGCCCAGATCAGATCATGGTGTCGGCTGATGTGCATGGCATGGAGACACCCTCACCACTGATCACACCTGGATATCTGCCACTGCTGTCCGAAGCATCAACACCCATCAGTCCTAGCCAGACACTCCAGCCAACTTCCAGTGAAATATCTCCTGGTGCTTCTAACAGTCCCAGGATCAGCTTTAGAAGCTTTACGCTGCCACTGGAGTTTGACGAACCTACGGAGGAGACCAGGAAGAGAACCGATGCCAAGACAGGGGAGGATACTAGTCAATGTAGGGGTAGGGAGGATAATATTAATGTTAGGAATTCTTTGACAATAACGTCTGGAGCGACTGAACAGGATGGAGAGATGTCTtgtgataattttgatggCATTGGGGAGAGTGAACTGTCCGGGGTGTCTGCTATGCATCTTCAGGAAGGTGAAGATCTCCAGAAGCCGGTCGCTGAGGAAGTTCCCGAAGAGGAAGACGAGAAATCTTTATGCACGAGTCGTGAATCCTTTCCAGCGAGCCAGGGTCTGACGTCAGTGGAGCCCTCAATGCCCCATCGAAATGAACCAACAGCGAGTACCCTCCCGTCTTCAAGTGCCACCGACCTGGACTCCCCGATGTCCTGCGAGCAGACCCTGGAGGATCTCCCGGACTCTGGTTTCGTAATATGCGACAGTTCGGACAAAATGTTCACGAACACTGACACGCAGCCCCTTGAAACCATCACCAACAATTCAGGGGAATGGGTAATGATAGAAAGAACAACAGAATCATTAACAACACCAGCCGGTAGTGATCCTCTGGAGGGAACAATGGCAGCAATAGCGACAGACGCTCCACGACAGCGATCAGTATCCGACAATGCCTCCAGGACGTCCCTGGACCTGACCATGTGCTCGACAGTGGAAACAGACACGTCCTGCGTGGGTAGAAGTGAGATGACAGAGAGTCCATTGATGCACGAGCCTCAGGACGACATCTCCTACGATATGACTGAGTGCAAAGAGTCCGTCTGTATGTGCCAACTGACTGACGAGGGTAAGGATAATGTGGAGAGCCAAGCTCTCCAAGAGGAAGACAAGTACAAGGATCAGAAGAATGGAAACGATAGGCCACAGTCTGACAGCTGCAATCCTCGTCTCGATAATGATAATGTGTACTGCAGTAACCTGAACGAGTCTAGTGGGACGAATTCGGGGGATGTCAGCCTCGACGAGAATAACCATCATGACAGTCCCTTCAAGCAGCAGGGAGTTGGCAAAGG atatttacaaaaaaccATGAAGAGAAATATAAACATCAGGAGTTCACCGATGCAGATGAGTGAGGAGGTTGTAATTCCCTCAGAGAATGCTGCAGAGGGCTGTGACATTGCTCACGATCCAGAAGGAGCATCTGAGATAACCTCGCGTGACTCCTCCTGCACATTTTCCAACACTTCCTCGCCAATTGATGAGTCAGTGGTGCTGAGAGATACAGCAGCCATTCTCCAGGAGCTGGCGCTGCAGAGGCTGTCAGGAGGTGTTGGGAGTGAAACTCCCatacagaaagaaaaatacgaACTGGGAGTTCAGCGTCATCAGTCCAATTATCACACCGATGTTGGGAGAGAGATTGTCAGGGAGAGGAAGATGAGGTATGAGGAGTCCTCCAGGGGAAAGTCGGATGAGGGTACCAGCAATAATCAGTATCTGCCACCTTGTTTGAGGGCTAGACATGCACGTGCTACCAGGGCTGCTCTCAGTCGCTCTCTGGATgagggaaaattcaatagaatgaCTGAGGAGTCTTCTAGGGTCAAGCAGGTGTTTGAGAGGCCTGATTACCAGCACAATTCCACACCGAATGTTGGGGGAGATCTCTCAATGTCTTCCTCGCagagcaatgaaaaattacagcTGAAAAATCTTGGACTCGATCTCGGGGACCCCAGGTGCAGGGAGAGAATCGAGAAATACAAGGAGGAAAGGAGGATCTTCCTGAGGGATAAGTACAGGAGCGAGAGCTTCAGGGGGGCTTCGAGAGACGAGACTGGAGAGCAGGCGCTACTTGCTAGGCTTAAACAACGGGCTTCCAGACCCTCTTTACATTGA